The Hevea brasiliensis isolate MT/VB/25A 57/8 chromosome 1, ASM3005281v1, whole genome shotgun sequence genome has a window encoding:
- the LOC110652085 gene encoding protein CNGC15b-like isoform X1 translates to MGRFGSSRFLRVEVDPDGLDLPTITGGDSTNLTSKPDGTPVRETKSRRAIILSKGKSFKARVLSRVFAEDYDTTKNKILDPKGQTIHKWNMTFLVACLVSLFVDPLFYYLPIISGDSCIDMAFYLKIVLTIIRSVADVFYVIQIFMKFHTAYVAPSSRVLGRGELVIDSSKIALRYLSNGFLTDLIAALPFPQVLIWFIIPNIDGWGLLHMKNTLWLLIMIQYLPKVFLIFPIWWQIADAAGVVTQTAWTAAAYNLFLYMVGSHVSGACYYLLSLERIEDCWHSVCNLETSYCPDGFFDCRQVKDPRRVNWFLSTNISNQCNASMTGSSYQYGIYIGVVQLNVASSAFMNKYFYCFWWGLKNVSTIGQNLIPSIRVGENIFITIVGITGLILFALLIGNMQRYLQSTTKRLEEWKIKRADTEQWMHQRHLPIELRQSVRNYDQYKWLATRGVDEENIIQTIPVDLQRKVKRHLCFDLVRRVPLFDEMDETMLDAICERLKPTLCIQGICLVREGDPVKQMLFIIRGHLDSYSGNGHVNLCQIGPGDFCGEELLTWALDPRPRVAFPSSTRTVKATNEVEAFALLAEDLKFVALQFRRLNSKQLRHKFRFYSHQWRTWAACTIQVAWRRHRKFKEMGEPHEPGMPPPGSFWSLLAESLVASARWTTKHRKSAGSVSDAGSSIEKPEEPDFSDEEEWDNNTLKLASNT, encoded by the exons ATGGGTCGTTTTGGCAGTTCAAGATTTCTCAG AGTTGAAGTTGATCCTGATGGATTAGACCTGCCTACAATAACCGGAGGAGATTCGACGAACCTCACCAGCAAGCCTGACGGGACCCCAGTAAGAGAAACAAAGTCTAGGAGGGCTATTATATTGAGCAAAGGAAAATCCTTCAAAGCAAGAGTATTGAGCAGGGTATTTGCAGAGGACTATGACACTACAAAGAACAAGATATTGGATCCTAAAGGGCAAACCATTCACAAATGGAACATGACTTTCTTAGTGGCATGTTTGGTTTCACTCTTTGTGGATCCTTTATTCTATTACTTGCCAATTATCAGTGGAGACTCGTGTATAGATAtggcattttatctcaaaatcgtCCTTACCATCATAAGATCAGTGGCTGATGTCTTTTATGTGATTCAAATATTTATGAAGTTTCATACAGCTTATGTTGCGCCATCTTCCCGGGTGCTCGGAAGGGGAGAGCTTGTTATAGATTCTTCAAAGATTGCATTAAGATACCTAAGCAATGGATTTTTGACAGACCTTATTGCTGCCCTGCCCTTTCCTCAA GTATTGATTTGGTTTATTATTCCTAATATTGATGGTTGGGGACTGTTGCACATGAAGAACACCCTTTGGTTGCTAATTATGATTCAATACCTTCCAAAAGTCTTTCTTATATTTCCAATTTGGTGGCAAATTGCGGATGCTGCCGGTGTTGTGACACAAACAGCATGGACAGCAGCTGCCTATAACTTGTTCCTTTATATGGTTGGCTCCCAT GTTTCAGGAGCTTGCTATTATCTGCTGTCACTCGAACGAATTGAAGATTGCTGGCACAGTGTCTGCAATCTTGAGACTTCATATTGTCCTGATGGATTCTTCGATTGCCGGCAAGTCAAAGACCCCAGAAGGGTTAACTGGTTCCTGTCTACCAATATCTCAAACCAATGTAATGCAAGTATGACTGGCAGCTCTTATCAATACGGTATATACATTGGGGTAGTGCAACTTAATGTAGCAAGTTCAGCATTCATGAACAAGTACTTTTACTGTTTCTGGTGGGGTTTGAAGAATGTCAG TACTATAGGACAAAATCTTATTCCAAGCATTCGAGttggagaaaatatttttattaccatCGTTGGGATTACAGGACTTATTCTGTTTGCCCTGCTCATTGGGAATATGCAA AGGTACCTCCAATCTACAACCAAAAGACTAGAGGAGTGGAAGATCAAGAGAGCTGATACGGAACAATGGATGCATCAGAGGCATCTGCCTATAGAACTAAGGCAGTCTGTGAGAAATTATGATCAGTATAAATGGTTAGCTACTAGAGGGGTTGATGAAGAAAACATTATTCAAACCATTCCTGTGGATCTCCAGAGAAAGGTCAAACGCCACTTATGCTTCGATCTAGTTCGACGA GTGCCCCTGTTTGATGAAATGGATGAAACAATGTTAGATGCAATCTGCGAGAGGCTTAAGCCTACATTGTGTATCCAAGGCATATGCCTTGTACGCGAAGGTGACCCTGTGAAGCAAATGCTGTTCATAATCCGAGGCCATCTTGATTCTTACTCCGGCAATGGACACGTCAACTTGTGCCAGATAGGTCCCGGCGATTTCTGCGGTGAGGAGTTGCTGACATGGGCATTGGACCCACGTCCACGTGTGGCATTTCCATCGTCCACTCGCACTGTCAAGGCCACCAATGAAGTAGAGGCATTTGCACTCCTAGCAGAGGACTTGAAGTTTGTAGCATTACAATTTAGAAGGCTAAACAGTAAACAGCTTAGGCACAAGTTCAGGTTCTATTCTCATCAGTGGAGGACATGGGCGGCGTGTACGATACAAGTTGCTTGGCGCAGGCATAGAAAGTTCAAGGAAATGGGTGAGCCACATGAACCTGGAATGCCTCCACCTGGATCATTCTGGTCTCTATTGGCTGAGAGCCTGGTGGCAAGCGCCAGATGGACCACAAAACATAGGAAATCTGCGGGGTCAGTTTCTGATGCTGGAAGCTCAATAGAGAAGCCAGAAGAGCCTGATTTttcagatgaagaagaatgggatAACAACACTCTCAAATTGGCATCAAACACTTga
- the LOC110652085 gene encoding protein CNGC15b-like isoform X2 codes for MGRFGSSRFLRVEVDPDGLDLPTITGGDSTNLTSKPDGTPVRETKSRRAIILSKGKSFKARVLSRVFAEDYDTTKNKILDPKGQTIHKWNMTFLVACLVSLFVDPLFYYLPIISGDSCIDMAFYLKIVLTIIRSVADVFYVIQIFMKFHTAYVAPSSRVLGRGELVIDSSKIALRYLSNGFLTDLIAALPFPQVLIWFIIPNIDGWGLLHMKNTLWLLIMIQYLPKVFLIFPIWWQIADAAGVVTQTAWTAAAYNLFLYMVSGACYYLLSLERIEDCWHSVCNLETSYCPDGFFDCRQVKDPRRVNWFLSTNISNQCNASMTGSSYQYGIYIGVVQLNVASSAFMNKYFYCFWWGLKNVSTIGQNLIPSIRVGENIFITIVGITGLILFALLIGNMQRYLQSTTKRLEEWKIKRADTEQWMHQRHLPIELRQSVRNYDQYKWLATRGVDEENIIQTIPVDLQRKVKRHLCFDLVRRVPLFDEMDETMLDAICERLKPTLCIQGICLVREGDPVKQMLFIIRGHLDSYSGNGHVNLCQIGPGDFCGEELLTWALDPRPRVAFPSSTRTVKATNEVEAFALLAEDLKFVALQFRRLNSKQLRHKFRFYSHQWRTWAACTIQVAWRRHRKFKEMGEPHEPGMPPPGSFWSLLAESLVASARWTTKHRKSAGSVSDAGSSIEKPEEPDFSDEEEWDNNTLKLASNT; via the exons ATGGGTCGTTTTGGCAGTTCAAGATTTCTCAG AGTTGAAGTTGATCCTGATGGATTAGACCTGCCTACAATAACCGGAGGAGATTCGACGAACCTCACCAGCAAGCCTGACGGGACCCCAGTAAGAGAAACAAAGTCTAGGAGGGCTATTATATTGAGCAAAGGAAAATCCTTCAAAGCAAGAGTATTGAGCAGGGTATTTGCAGAGGACTATGACACTACAAAGAACAAGATATTGGATCCTAAAGGGCAAACCATTCACAAATGGAACATGACTTTCTTAGTGGCATGTTTGGTTTCACTCTTTGTGGATCCTTTATTCTATTACTTGCCAATTATCAGTGGAGACTCGTGTATAGATAtggcattttatctcaaaatcgtCCTTACCATCATAAGATCAGTGGCTGATGTCTTTTATGTGATTCAAATATTTATGAAGTTTCATACAGCTTATGTTGCGCCATCTTCCCGGGTGCTCGGAAGGGGAGAGCTTGTTATAGATTCTTCAAAGATTGCATTAAGATACCTAAGCAATGGATTTTTGACAGACCTTATTGCTGCCCTGCCCTTTCCTCAA GTATTGATTTGGTTTATTATTCCTAATATTGATGGTTGGGGACTGTTGCACATGAAGAACACCCTTTGGTTGCTAATTATGATTCAATACCTTCCAAAAGTCTTTCTTATATTTCCAATTTGGTGGCAAATTGCGGATGCTGCCGGTGTTGTGACACAAACAGCATGGACAGCAGCTGCCTATAACTTGTTCCTTTATATG GTTTCAGGAGCTTGCTATTATCTGCTGTCACTCGAACGAATTGAAGATTGCTGGCACAGTGTCTGCAATCTTGAGACTTCATATTGTCCTGATGGATTCTTCGATTGCCGGCAAGTCAAAGACCCCAGAAGGGTTAACTGGTTCCTGTCTACCAATATCTCAAACCAATGTAATGCAAGTATGACTGGCAGCTCTTATCAATACGGTATATACATTGGGGTAGTGCAACTTAATGTAGCAAGTTCAGCATTCATGAACAAGTACTTTTACTGTTTCTGGTGGGGTTTGAAGAATGTCAG TACTATAGGACAAAATCTTATTCCAAGCATTCGAGttggagaaaatatttttattaccatCGTTGGGATTACAGGACTTATTCTGTTTGCCCTGCTCATTGGGAATATGCAA AGGTACCTCCAATCTACAACCAAAAGACTAGAGGAGTGGAAGATCAAGAGAGCTGATACGGAACAATGGATGCATCAGAGGCATCTGCCTATAGAACTAAGGCAGTCTGTGAGAAATTATGATCAGTATAAATGGTTAGCTACTAGAGGGGTTGATGAAGAAAACATTATTCAAACCATTCCTGTGGATCTCCAGAGAAAGGTCAAACGCCACTTATGCTTCGATCTAGTTCGACGA GTGCCCCTGTTTGATGAAATGGATGAAACAATGTTAGATGCAATCTGCGAGAGGCTTAAGCCTACATTGTGTATCCAAGGCATATGCCTTGTACGCGAAGGTGACCCTGTGAAGCAAATGCTGTTCATAATCCGAGGCCATCTTGATTCTTACTCCGGCAATGGACACGTCAACTTGTGCCAGATAGGTCCCGGCGATTTCTGCGGTGAGGAGTTGCTGACATGGGCATTGGACCCACGTCCACGTGTGGCATTTCCATCGTCCACTCGCACTGTCAAGGCCACCAATGAAGTAGAGGCATTTGCACTCCTAGCAGAGGACTTGAAGTTTGTAGCATTACAATTTAGAAGGCTAAACAGTAAACAGCTTAGGCACAAGTTCAGGTTCTATTCTCATCAGTGGAGGACATGGGCGGCGTGTACGATACAAGTTGCTTGGCGCAGGCATAGAAAGTTCAAGGAAATGGGTGAGCCACATGAACCTGGAATGCCTCCACCTGGATCATTCTGGTCTCTATTGGCTGAGAGCCTGGTGGCAAGCGCCAGATGGACCACAAAACATAGGAAATCTGCGGGGTCAGTTTCTGATGCTGGAAGCTCAATAGAGAAGCCAGAAGAGCCTGATTTttcagatgaagaagaatgggatAACAACACTCTCAAATTGGCATCAAACACTTga